In the Candidatus Roizmanbacteria bacterium genome, TAAGATTCAAAGTGTAATTTACTACTCCAAAATCCTCCTTCTAGGACAACTTCCGTTTCTTGTCCTGAGCAATGTTCTGACAGGTCTAGGTCAAGCGAACAAGACCTTTATAATCTCGTCGATCGCACCAATCGCTTATAACATAATTATCATCATTGCAACCATCGCCTTTTCAACCCAGTTTCATCTTCTTGCTCCGGTGGTAGGTGTAGTTGCGGGCTCAGCCGTTATGTTCTTGATGCAAATTCCCCTTTTTTACTCTTCACACTTCACCTATCAAAGAATAGTGAAGTTTACTAAGGGACTGAGAGAGTTCTATCGATTGGTAGTTCCTAGACTCGTAACCGTTCTTGCAGCTCAGATTGACGCAACGATCGACCTTACCCTAACGACTCTTATGCAACCTGGGTCATACACAGTATTTTATCTTGCTCAGAGACTTCAACTATTACCTGTCTCTATAATTGGAATATCGTTTGGACAGGCATCCTTGCCATATATTACTGAGGTATATCAGGAGAAGAAAATCGAAGAATTTAGAAAAATAATTACCGAGTCCATACTAAGCCTGTTGTTTCTTACAATACCTATGGCAAGCTTTTTCATCATAGCGCGAACTCCGCTAGTTCGTATGTTTTTTGGAGGGGATAAGTTCGACTGGAATGCTACTGTACAAACAGCCATTACACTTTCATACTTTGCTCTAGCAATTCCTCTCCACTCTCTCTACTATTTTTTAACACGTTGTTTCTATGCATTTTTGGACAGTAAGACACCTTTTTACGCGAGCGTGTTTTCGATCGGAATTAACATCTTACTCAGCTTAAGCTTTATTTTTATTTTCCATCTACCCGTTTGGGCATTGGCCATTGCCTTTACCGTTTCCATAACTGTCAATGTTTGGATTCTGCTATATAAACTTGCAAAAAGAATTCAGGGATTCGAGTATCGAGTACTAATCCACGAACTCCTTAAAATATTTTTTGTAACGTTCTTGGCCGCTTTCTTCTCCTACTGGCTAATGAAAATCCTTGACGGGCTAGTCCTCGATACGACTCGTACAATAAACGTTATTTTTCTTCTTGCGATTGTAGGAGTTACATTCATTTCACTGTATTTTTTTCTCGCATGGAGCTTTGGAATCAAAGAGTCTGCAATGATCGTGAATTTTATTCAAAAAGCAAAACATTATAAAAAACGAGTTATCGAAATTTATGCTAACGTAGAGTAATGAACGACAACACTAATCAGATAACGGCAATAAAGACTATTCAGAAAAAACTTGTAGGAAAAAAGCTGACCTACAAGGAAATCTATACCCTGATGGATGAGATCGCCCACCACCGTCTAAGTGACGTTCTTACCGCATACTTTGTCGCCTCTTCTTTTAAGGAAGGGTTTTCGCCCGACGAACTTTACTACTTTACAAAGGCCATGGTTGAGACTGGTACGCATCTGAAGTTTGATGGAATAGTTGCTGATAAACACTCAACCGGAGGAATAGCTGGGACGCGGACCTCAATGATCATAGTACCCATCATTGCTGCTGCAGGATTTA is a window encoding:
- the murJ gene encoding murein biosynthesis integral membrane protein MurJ encodes the protein MNRLFTGTKNLFLSKQRTIISSTLIVATTIILSSLFGFMRYRVLAGYFSKEELDIFFASFRIPDIVFELLISGALTTSFVPIFIKYQKDKKELDVNISSIINITTLILFLLILVLFFTADWIIPLITPGFTGAKIQSVIYYSKILLLGQLPFLVLSNVLTGLGQANKTFIISSIAPIAYNIIIIIATIAFSTQFHLLAPVVGVVAGSAVMFLMQIPLFYSSHFTYQRIVKFTKGLREFYRLVVPRLVTVLAAQIDATIDLTLTTLMQPGSYTVFYLAQRLQLLPVSIIGISFGQASLPYITEVYQEKKIEEFRKIITESILSLLFLTIPMASFFIIARTPLVRMFFGGDKFDWNATVQTAITLSYFALAIPLHSLYYFLTRCFYAFLDSKTPFYASVFSIGINILLSLSFIFIFHLPVWALAIAFTVSITVNVWILLYKLAKRIQGFEYRVLIHELLKIFFVTFLAAFFSYWLMKILDGLVLDTTRTINVIFLLAIVGVTFISLYFFLAWSFGIKESAMIVNFIQKAKHYKKRVIEIYANVE